The Nitrosopumilus cobalaminigenes genome contains a region encoding:
- a CDS encoding P-II family nitrogen regulator — MKRIEATVQATKIGAVTEAISEIVGGFTILEGKGRGSGARQEMRSGRGTGTITAEYNEVATVSTIVDDSDVEKISSAIADAAFTGKGGDGIIIVSNVDTVLNIASKKSGSEAL, encoded by the coding sequence ATGAAACGAATTGAGGCAACGGTTCAGGCAACTAAAATTGGTGCAGTCACTGAAGCAATCAGCGAAATTGTAGGTGGATTCACTATTCTGGAAGGAAAAGGTAGGGGTTCTGGAGCTAGACAAGAAATGAGATCTGGTAGAGGAACTGGTACTATTACTGCAGAATACAATGAAGTTGCAACTGTTAGTACAATTGTAGATGACTCAGACGTAGAAAAAATTTCCTCAGCTATTGCTGATGCAGCTTTTACAGGAAAAGGCGGAGATGGAATTATTATCGTATCCAATGTGGATACCGTCTTGAATATAGCATCTAAAAAGAGTGGTTCTGAAGCCCTCTAA
- a CDS encoding Lrp/AsnC family transcriptional regulator: protein MATAYVLINCELGSEEAVISELKSIEGVVEVHGTFGAYDILAKVESSQVEALRETITWKIRKIPKIRSTLTLMGIEGQQ, encoded by the coding sequence TTGGCAACGGCTTATGTTCTCATAAACTGTGAGCTTGGTTCTGAAGAAGCAGTAATCTCAGAACTAAAATCAATTGAAGGTGTTGTTGAAGTACATGGTACCTTTGGTGCATATGACATTTTGGCCAAAGTAGAATCAAGTCAAGTAGAAGCCCTACGAGAAACTATTACTTGGAAGATAAGAAAAATTCCAAAAATTAGATCAACACTAACCTTAATGGGAATTGAAGGTCAACAATAA
- the dusB gene encoding tRNA dihydrouridine synthase DusB has product MLPKFSSQAFLAPMAGVSDPALRLQCKKMGAGLVVTEFTNIHSIIAKENQLREKMKTIQEFIEYSDEERPLSIQLFGSELHALEKAAKIVEPYFDIIDYNMGCPAPHITSQMAGGALLQEVNLTQQIFSTLVNAVKKPVTLKIRSGVTDASKFLFRDIAEVAEDEGIQMITLHPRTVSQGYSGKADWELIKELKEISSLPIVGNGDITTPEEAKTMIDRTNCDYVMIGRGAMGNPFLFEQINDYLKTNSYKEYSFKDRLNSFFDYLHLTNKYQIKFANIKGQAMRFTKGMNGGSKLRSKITFTKDIEELEKIMHDAYNSP; this is encoded by the coding sequence ATGCTTCCAAAATTTTCTAGTCAAGCATTTTTGGCCCCTATGGCCGGAGTAAGTGATCCTGCACTTCGATTACAATGTAAGAAAATGGGTGCTGGATTAGTAGTAACTGAATTTACAAACATTCACAGTATCATTGCTAAAGAAAATCAACTTAGAGAAAAAATGAAAACTATTCAAGAATTTATTGAATATTCTGATGAAGAACGTCCATTATCGATTCAATTGTTCGGTTCTGAACTTCATGCTTTAGAAAAAGCAGCCAAGATTGTAGAACCTTATTTTGATATAATTGATTACAATATGGGCTGTCCTGCACCTCACATAACTTCACAAATGGCAGGAGGTGCACTATTACAAGAAGTTAATCTGACTCAACAAATTTTTAGCACTCTTGTCAATGCAGTAAAAAAACCTGTAACTCTAAAAATTCGTTCAGGAGTTACTGATGCAAGCAAATTCCTTTTTCGAGATATTGCAGAAGTTGCTGAAGATGAAGGAATTCAAATGATTACATTGCACCCAAGAACCGTTAGCCAGGGTTATTCTGGAAAAGCTGATTGGGAATTAATCAAAGAACTCAAAGAAATTTCTAGCCTTCCAATTGTTGGAAATGGTGATATCACTACACCTGAAGAAGCTAAAACCATGATTGATAGAACAAATTGTGATTATGTAATGATTGGTAGGGGTGCAATGGGAAATCCATTTCTATTTGAACAAATTAATGATTATTTGAAGACCAATTCTTACAAGGAATATTCATTCAAAGATAGACTAAATTCTTTTTTTGATTATTTGCATCTCACAAATAAATACCAAATAAAATTTGCCAATATCAAAGGTCAAGCTATGCGATTCACTAAAGGAATGAATGGCGGTTCTAAACTACGTTCAAAAATCACTTTTACAAAAGATATTGAGGAATTAGAAAAAATTATGCATGATGCTTATAACTCTCCTTAG
- a CDS encoding thrombospondin type 3 repeat-containing protein has product MKKQYLLGFLLLLTSTIGMMPGNVFAAEDIDSDGDGVPNALDFCPHLLEDYDPQYGNNIDGCPADFVPWYDADYDGIQDHLDNCPTVKETYNKFQDDDGCPDLSPNTPKGIIDTDGDGYPDFMDLCPSRAETFNGIDDKDGCPDDAFTLRDSDRDGISDALDACPLEPETYNKFQDADGCPDNVDSIDSQYSFPDIDGDGIDDRWDQCINEPENYNGYLDWDGCIDVLGNASNGLIDSDYDSILDSVDACPLERENFNKFQDHDGCPDEIELAITGDTDGDGILNQFDACPYSKETYNKYLDSDGCPDLIPDNKLTSDNDGDGIVDNLDHCPNQPETFNGFLDTDGCPDSFDSKLDSDMDGILNVNDACPNEPETYNFFKDGDGCPDATGSIVSSYIFPDKDGDGIDDRWDACIDEPENYNNFLDTDGCPDIEGFSKSALSDIDYDYIPDILDACPTLAEKYNGFQDEDGCPDTIAYDSFGDSDFDGITDNVDQCPNARETYNRYQDTDGCPDNLADNKGTPDTDGDGIPDNLDSCPGQPETFNGFQDKDGCPDKFVFTLDSDLDGIVDVSDACPLDPETYNFYQDEDGCPDSTGSVIPSHSFADTDGDGIDDRKDACIDEQENFNGYLDWDGCPDVLAAESTTPTRIDSDGDGYYDSIDSCPTNPETWNKYNDHDGCPDTAPEQQRFVHDDDLDDIINDEDLCPLDPEDYDGDRDEDGCPDN; this is encoded by the coding sequence ATGAAAAAACAATATCTTTTAGGATTTTTACTTTTACTTACATCCACAATTGGCATGATGCCAGGTAATGTTTTTGCAGCTGAAGATATTGATTCTGACGGTGACGGTGTTCCAAATGCTCTTGATTTTTGTCCTCATCTTTTAGAAGATTATGACCCACAATATGGTAACAATATTGATGGTTGTCCGGCAGACTTTGTTCCATGGTATGATGCTGATTATGATGGAATTCAAGATCATCTTGATAATTGTCCCACTGTGAAAGAAACTTACAACAAATTCCAAGATGATGACGGTTGTCCAGATTTATCACCTAATACTCCAAAAGGTATTATTGACACTGACGGTGATGGCTATCCTGATTTTATGGATTTGTGTCCTAGTCGAGCTGAAACTTTCAATGGTATTGACGACAAAGATGGTTGCCCAGATGATGCTTTTACTTTAAGAGATTCTGACCGAGATGGTATTTCTGATGCTTTAGATGCATGTCCACTAGAGCCTGAAACTTACAACAAATTCCAAGACGCAGACGGTTGTCCAGATAATGTTGATTCAATTGATTCCCAATATTCTTTCCCAGATATTGACGGTGATGGAATAGATGATAGATGGGATCAATGTATTAATGAACCAGAAAATTATAATGGTTACCTTGATTGGGACGGCTGTATAGATGTTCTTGGCAATGCTTCTAATGGATTAATTGATTCAGATTATGATAGTATTCTTGACTCTGTTGATGCATGTCCTTTAGAACGTGAAAATTTTAACAAATTCCAAGACCATGACGGTTGTCCAGATGAAATCGAACTTGCTATAACTGGTGACACTGACGGTGATGGAATATTAAATCAATTTGATGCTTGTCCTTATTCCAAAGAGACTTACAACAAATATCTTGACAGTGACGGCTGTCCAGATTTAATTCCAGATAACAAACTTACATCAGACAATGATGGTGATGGAATAGTTGATAATCTAGATCATTGTCCAAACCAACCTGAAACATTTAATGGATTCTTAGATACTGATGGTTGTCCAGATAGCTTTGATTCTAAATTAGATTCAGATATGGATGGAATTCTAAATGTTAACGATGCATGTCCAAATGAACCAGAAACATACAACTTTTTCAAAGATGGTGACGGCTGTCCAGATGCTACTGGCTCTATTGTGTCATCTTACATTTTTCCAGATAAAGATGGAGATGGAATAGATGATAGATGGGATGCATGTATTGATGAGCCAGAAAATTATAATAATTTCTTAGACACAGATGGCTGTCCAGATATTGAAGGATTTTCAAAATCTGCTTTATCTGATATTGATTATGATTATATTCCAGATATACTTGATGCATGTCCAACATTAGCTGAAAAATATAACGGATTCCAAGATGAAGATGGTTGCCCTGATACTATAGCCTATGACTCGTTTGGCGATTCTGATTTTGATGGTATTACTGATAATGTAGATCAGTGTCCTAATGCTAGAGAAACTTACAATAGGTATCAAGACACTGACGGCTGTCCAGATAATTTGGCAGATAACAAAGGCACTCCAGATACTGATGGCGATGGAATTCCAGATAATTTAGATTCCTGCCCTGGTCAACCTGAAACATTTAACGGCTTCCAAGATAAAGACGGATGTCCTGACAAATTTGTATTTACTCTAGATTCTGATCTAGATGGAATTGTTGATGTTTCTGATGCATGTCCATTAGACCCTGAAACTTATAATTTCTATCAGGATGAAGACGGATGTCCTGATTCTACTGGTTCTGTTATACCATCCCATAGTTTTGCTGACACTGACGGTGATGGAATAGATGATAGAAAAGATGCATGTATTGATGAACAAGAAAACTTTAATGGATATCTTGATTGGGACGGTTGTCCTGATGTACTAGCCGCAGAATCTACTACTCCAACAAGAATTGATTCTGACGGTGATGGTTACTATGATTCAATTGATTCATGTCCAACTAATCCAGAAACCTGGAATAAATACAATGATCATGACGGCTGCCCAGATACTGCTCCAGAACAACAAAGATTTGTCCATGATGATGATCTAGATGATATCATAAATGATGAAGATTTGTGTCCTCTTGACCCTGAGGATTATGATGGTGACAGAGATGAAGACGGCTGTCCAGATAACTAA
- a CDS encoding thrombospondin type 3 repeat-containing protein, with protein MKKQYLLGFLLLLTSTIGMMPGNVFAAESIDSDGDGVPNSLDQCPHLLEDYDPQYGNNIDGCPADFVPWYDADYDGIQDHVDNCPTVKETYNKFQDDDGCPDLSPNAPKGIADTDGDGYPDFMDSCPNQPETFNGIDDKDGCPDDTMTSKDSDRDGISDTLDACPLEPETYNKYLDSDGCPDSTDSVNPQYTFPDTDGDGIEDRWDSCIDEPENYNDYLDHDGCPDIPGVTSLEAPDADYDGIPDDVDECPLDRENYNKFQDTDGCPDVLQLMITGDADGDGIADHNDSCPFSPETYNKFQDTDGCPDYVADNKFAFDTDGDGIIDNLDLCPNQPETFNGFQDGDGCPDKSLMSDIDRDGISDTLDACPLEPETYNKFQDTDGCPDNVMSIDSMYTFPDTDGDGIEDRWDSCIDEPENYNDYLDHDGCPDIPGTTAGDMLDADYDGIADHLDQCPTLAERYNKFQDEDGCPDSVDYNAVVDTDGDGIYDDLDLCPLAKETYNKFQDHDGCPDYIADNRLTSDTDGDGIPDIVDLCPNQPETFNGFQDADGCPDKQSSKIDTDGDGIPDIVDACPLEPETYNKYLDSDGCPDSTDSVNPQYTFPDTDGDGIQDRWDSCIDEPENYNDYLDHDGCPDIPGAESTTPQYADSDRDGYPDILDSCPTSPETWNKYLDSDGCPDTAPEQQRFVHDDDLDGIINDEDLCPFDPEDYDGDRDLDGCPDN; from the coding sequence ATGAAAAAACAATATCTTTTAGGATTTTTACTTTTACTTACATCCACAATTGGCATGATGCCAGGCAATGTCTTTGCAGCTGAGTCTATTGATTCTGACGGTGATGGTGTTCCAAACAGTCTAGATCAATGTCCTCATCTTTTAGAAGATTATGACCCACAATATGGTAACAATATTGATGGTTGTCCGGCAGATTTTGTTCCATGGTACGATGCTGATTATGATGGAATTCAAGACCATGTTGATAATTGTCCTACTGTGAAAGAAACTTACAACAAATTCCAAGACGATGACGGTTGTCCAGATTTATCACCTAATGCTCCAAAAGGTATTGCTGACACTGACGGTGATGGCTATCCTGATTTTATGGATTCTTGTCCAAACCAACCAGAAACTTTCAATGGCATTGATGACAAAGATGGTTGCCCTGATGATACAATGACTTCAAAGGATTCTGACAGAGATGGTATTTCTGATACTTTAGATGCATGTCCGCTAGAGCCTGAAACTTACAACAAATATCTTGACAGTGACGGTTGTCCAGACTCAACTGACTCTGTAAACCCACAATACACCTTCCCAGACACTGACGGTGATGGCATTGAAGATAGATGGGATTCATGTATTGATGAGCCAGAAAATTATAATGATTATTTAGACCATGACGGTTGTCCAGACATTCCTGGTGTTACCTCTTTGGAGGCTCCTGATGCTGATTACGATGGTATCCCAGATGATGTAGATGAATGTCCGCTAGATCGTGAAAATTACAACAAATTCCAAGACACAGACGGTTGTCCAGATGTTTTACAGTTAATGATTACTGGTGATGCTGATGGTGATGGTATTGCAGATCATAATGATTCTTGTCCTTTTAGTCCTGAAACTTACAACAAATTCCAAGACACAGACGGCTGCCCAGATTATGTTGCTGACAACAAATTTGCATTTGATACTGACGGTGATGGAATAATTGATAATTTAGATTTATGTCCAAACCAACCTGAAACATTTAACGGATTCCAAGATGGTGACGGCTGTCCAGATAAAAGTTTAATGTCTGATATAGACAGAGATGGTATTTCTGATACTCTAGATGCATGTCCACTAGAACCTGAAACTTACAATAAATTCCAAGACACAGACGGTTGTCCAGATAATGTTATGTCAATTGATTCTATGTATACATTCCCAGACACTGACGGTGATGGCATTGAAGATAGATGGGATTCATGTATTGATGAGCCAGAAAATTATAATGATTATTTAGACCATGACGGTTGTCCAGACATTCCTGGTACAACAGCTGGTGATATGTTGGATGCTGATTATGATGGTATTGCAGATCATTTAGATCAATGCCCAACTTTAGCTGAAAGATATAACAAATTCCAAGATGAAGACGGCTGTCCAGATAGTGTTGATTATAATGCAGTAGTTGACACTGATGGTGATGGAATTTATGATGATTTAGATTTATGTCCGTTAGCAAAAGAAACTTACAACAAATTCCAAGACCATGACGGTTGTCCGGATTACATAGCAGACAATAGACTTACTTCTGACACTGACGGTGATGGAATTCCAGATATTGTAGATTTATGTCCAAATCAACCTGAAACATTTAACGGATTCCAAGACGCAGACGGTTGTCCAGATAAACAATCTTCAAAAATTGACACTGACGGTGATGGAATTCCAGATATTGTAGATGCATGTCCGCTAGAGCCTGAAACTTACAACAAATATCTTGACAGTGACGGTTGTCCAGACTCAACTGACTCTGTAAACCCACAATACACCTTCCCAGATACTGACGGTGATGGTATTCAAGATAGATGGGATTCATGTATTGATGAGCCAGAAAATTATAATGATTATTTAGACCATGACGGTTGTCCAGACATTCCTGGTGCTGAATCAACTACTCCACAATATGCTGATTCTGATCGTGACGGATATCCTGACATACTTGATTCATGTCCAACTAGTCCTGAAACTTGGAACAAATATCTTGACAGTGATGGTTGTCCAGATACTGCTCCAGAACAACAAAGATTTGTCCATGATGATGATCTAGACGGTATCATTAATGATGAAGATCTATGTCCGTTTGACCCTGAGGATTATGATGGTGACAGAGATTTAGACGGCTGCCCAGATAACTAA
- a CDS encoding thrombospondin type 3 repeat-containing protein, which yields MPINPIYAADDLDKDGVDDSMDACPNLQEDYEGTVDGCPSNFVPWYDEDYDGIEDHIDQCPNLKEHYNKFQDEDGCPDTLPGAGAGGAPDSDGDGFIDLVDLCPNQPETFNGVLDRDGCPDSYGAGDRDRDGVPDFADECPLSAETYNRFQDEDGCPDAINTSSFVDTDNDGIPDKIDLCINEPEVYNGYRDTDGCPDVALDTSFNDKDGDGIADQFDICPNDPETFNRFADYDGCPDASPSFDGTLNDADGDRIMDANDACPLDPERYNGFQDDDGCPDIPPYSSDVDSDLDGIPNSIDQCPEVKETYNRFQDLDGCPDFVGSDKGVPDTDGDGINDFADLCPNQPETFNGVFDRDGCPDSYGAGDRDRDGVPDNLDQCPTAKETYNGINDFDGCPDSVSGVIGQDYDGDGISDLNDKCPLAAETVNGYLDHDGCPDVSVLDSDGDGIRDSLDQCPDASETWNRYLDHDGCPDSPTGADSDFDGILDSVDQCPLDRERYNGFQDDDGCPDYPDFITKLDTDFDGIIDENDQCPLVPETYNKFQDLDGCPDNVADNKGTPDSDGDGINDYDDHCPNQPETFNGILDRDGCPDEYILKNDRDMDGIPDGIDACPTAKETYNKFQDDDGCPDSVSKSFVIDSDNDGINDVYDDCPLVAENYNGFQDDDGCPDTDNTQPDSDGDGVPDVMDMCPNQNEVWNKYVDYDGCPDILPTGNVRVDTDGDGIYDDVDACGTSKETYNKYQDHDGCPDIAPEQSRYKHDADLDGIINENDMCPLEPEDYDNDRDTDGCPDP from the coding sequence ATGCCTATTAACCCAATTTATGCCGCTGATGACTTAGACAAAGACGGTGTTGATGATTCTATGGATGCATGTCCTAATTTACAAGAAGATTATGAGGGAACAGTAGATGGTTGCCCATCAAATTTTGTCCCTTGGTATGATGAAGATTATGATGGTATAGAAGATCATATTGATCAATGTCCAAATCTTAAAGAACATTACAATAAATTCCAAGATGAAGACGGTTGTCCAGATACTCTACCTGGAGCTGGAGCCGGCGGCGCACCTGACTCCGATGGTGATGGGTTCATTGATTTAGTTGACTTGTGTCCTAATCAACCAGAAACTTTCAATGGTGTACTCGATAGAGACGGTTGTCCAGATTCTTATGGCGCTGGTGATAGAGATAGAGATGGAGTTCCAGATTTTGCTGATGAATGTCCATTAAGTGCTGAAACTTACAATAGATTCCAAGATGAAGACGGTTGTCCAGATGCAATTAACACTTCTAGTTTTGTAGATACTGATAATGATGGAATTCCAGATAAAATTGATTTGTGTATTAATGAACCAGAAGTGTATAATGGTTATAGAGACACTGATGGTTGTCCCGATGTTGCATTAGATACTTCATTTAATGATAAAGATGGTGATGGCATAGCTGATCAATTTGATATATGTCCTAATGATCCTGAAACATTTAATCGATTTGCAGATTATGATGGTTGTCCAGATGCATCTCCATCTTTTGATGGTACACTAAATGATGCTGATGGTGATAGAATAATGGATGCTAATGATGCTTGTCCATTAGATCCAGAAAGATACAATGGTTTCCAAGATGACGATGGTTGTCCAGATATTCCACCATATTCTAGTGATGTTGATTCTGATCTAGATGGAATTCCAAATAGTATTGATCAATGTCCTGAAGTAAAAGAAACTTACAATAGATTCCAAGACTTGGATGGTTGTCCTGACTTTGTAGGTTCTGATAAAGGAGTTCCTGATACTGACGGTGATGGAATTAATGATTTTGCTGATTTGTGTCCTAATCAACCAGAAACTTTCAATGGTGTATTTGATAGAGACGGTTGTCCAGATTCTTATGGCGCTGGTGATAGAGATAGAGATGGAGTTCCAGATAATTTGGATCAATGTCCTACAGCTAAAGAAACTTACAATGGAATTAATGACTTTGATGGTTGTCCTGATAGTGTATCTGGAGTAATTGGACAAGATTATGATGGTGATGGAATTTCTGATTTAAATGATAAATGCCCTCTTGCTGCTGAAACTGTAAATGGTTATCTTGATCACGACGGTTGTCCTGATGTTTCTGTTTTAGATTCAGATGGTGATGGGATTAGAGACTCATTAGATCAATGCCCAGATGCTTCTGAAACATGGAATCGTTATCTTGATCACGACGGTTGTCCTGATAGTCCAACTGGGGCTGATTCTGACTTTGATGGTATATTAGATTCAGTTGATCAATGTCCTCTTGATAGGGAAAGATACAATGGCTTCCAAGATGACGATGGTTGTCCTGATTATCCTGACTTTATTACCAAATTGGATACTGATTTTGATGGAATAATTGATGAAAATGATCAATGTCCACTTGTTCCTGAAACTTATAATAAATTCCAAGACTTGGACGGTTGCCCTGATAATGTAGCAGACAACAAGGGTACTCCAGATTCAGATGGTGATGGAATCAATGATTACGATGATCATTGTCCAAATCAACCAGAAACTTTCAATGGTATACTAGATAGAGATGGTTGTCCTGATGAGTATATCTTAAAGAATGATAGAGATATGGATGGAATTCCAGATGGAATCGATGCATGTCCAACTGCTAAAGAAACTTACAATAAATTCCAAGATGACGACGGTTGCCCTGATTCAGTATCAAAATCATTTGTAATTGATTCTGATAATGATGGCATAAACGATGTTTATGATGATTGCCCTCTAGTTGCTGAAAATTATAATGGTTTCCAAGATGACGACGGTTGCCCTGATACTGATAATACACAACCAGATTCAGATGGTGATGGCGTACCTGATGTAATGGATATGTGTCCAAATCAAAATGAAGTTTGGAATAAGTATGTAGATTATGACGGTTGCCCTGACATATTGCCAACTGGAAATGTTAGAGTTGACACTGATGGGGATGGCATATATGATGATGTAGATGCATGTGGTACCTCAAAAGAAACTTACAATAAATACCAAGACCATGACGGTTGTCCAGATATTGCACCAGAACAATCACGTTACAAACATGATGCTGATTTGGATGGAATAATAAATGAAAATGACATGTGTCCTCTAGAACCTGAGGATTATGACAATGACCGAGATACTGATGGATGTCCTGACCCTTAG
- the twy1 gene encoding 4-demethylwyosine synthase TYW1, whose amino-acid sequence MSCSGETVEEEEQLLQIKPVISAQLKKAKYGIADHSTVGLCHWTKKSFKHEGSCYKHKFYGISTHRCMEFSPAGMYCENRCVYCWRPMEFYDSMKMEPEQVAEPKQILTKLMGERKKLINGFYGDSRNDKQRLDESLLPAHYAISLSGEPTMYPKLPELIKYLNSLEATKSVFLVTNGQEPDMIQKLQDEDALPTQLYLSTNAADYESFMRINKPKYDDSWERWNRTLDMLKDLDTRTVLRITLIRDYNDQKESIPLFAEMFRKASPHFIEIKSYMHIGRSTNRLEHENMLEMEEVKKFSEEIAKQSKIFSMMDESIVSRISILQNNERFIDRYIPTYSNTI is encoded by the coding sequence ATGAGTTGTTCAGGGGAAACTGTCGAAGAAGAAGAGCAACTACTACAGATCAAACCAGTAATTTCTGCACAATTAAAAAAAGCAAAGTATGGCATAGCTGATCACTCAACAGTGGGACTTTGTCATTGGACAAAAAAATCATTCAAGCATGAAGGCAGTTGCTACAAACACAAGTTTTATGGAATTTCAACTCACAGATGCATGGAGTTTTCTCCGGCTGGAATGTATTGTGAAAATAGATGTGTGTATTGTTGGAGACCTATGGAATTTTATGATTCAATGAAAATGGAACCAGAACAAGTTGCAGAACCAAAACAAATTCTAACAAAGCTAATGGGTGAAAGAAAAAAATTGATCAATGGATTTTATGGAGATTCAAGAAATGATAAACAAAGATTAGATGAATCACTATTGCCTGCACATTATGCAATTTCACTTTCAGGTGAACCAACAATGTATCCAAAACTTCCAGAATTGATTAAATATCTTAATTCACTTGAAGCAACAAAATCAGTTTTTCTTGTTACAAATGGACAAGAACCAGATATGATTCAAAAGTTACAAGATGAAGATGCATTACCAACACAATTGTATCTTTCAACAAATGCTGCAGACTATGAATCATTTATGAGAATAAACAAGCCAAAATATGACGACTCATGGGAAAGATGGAATAGAACACTTGACATGTTAAAGGATTTGGATACAAGAACTGTATTGAGAATTACTTTGATTAGAGATTATAATGATCAAAAAGAATCAATCCCATTATTTGCAGAAATGTTCAGAAAAGCAAGTCCACATTTTATTGAAATTAAATCATATATGCACATTGGACGTTCAACTAATAGACTAGAGCACGAAAATATGCTAGAAATGGAAGAAGTGAAAAAATTTAGTGAAGAAATTGCAAAGCAGAGTAAAATATTTTCTATGATGGATGAAAGTATTGTATCAAGAATTTCAATATTACAAAATAATGAACGGTTTATTGATCGTTACATTCCTACTTATTCAAATACCATTTAG
- the rdgB gene encoding RdgB/HAM1 family non-canonical purine NTP pyrophosphatase, giving the protein MHKSFDLFFVSSNNHKYQEAKKILDSFGINLGFLKSDLEEIQSNSLHDIAIVKARDAFSKFKKPIIIEDDGLFVDSLDGFPGPYSSYVFKTIGNKGIINLIKNNRKAKFLSIVTYCDKTLLESFDGKQNGTISKTQRGKGWGYDPIFIPNNFKKTFAELNNKNELSHRYKALKKFSKWYLNK; this is encoded by the coding sequence ATGCACAAGTCGTTTGATCTATTTTTTGTTTCATCTAATAATCACAAATATCAGGAAGCGAAAAAAATTTTAGATTCTTTTGGAATAAATCTTGGTTTTTTAAAATCTGATTTAGAAGAAATTCAATCAAATTCACTTCATGACATAGCAATAGTAAAAGCAAGAGATGCTTTTTCTAAATTCAAAAAACCTATCATAATTGAAGATGATGGTTTATTCGTTGATTCTCTAGATGGTTTTCCAGGTCCATATTCATCCTATGTTTTCAAAACAATAGGTAACAAAGGAATTATTAATTTAATAAAAAATAATCGAAAGGCGAAATTTCTTTCAATCGTTACTTATTGTGACAAAACACTTTTGGAATCTTTTGATGGGAAACAAAATGGTACTATATCTAAAACCCAAAGAGGAAAAGGTTGGGGATATGATCCTATTTTTATTCCAAATAATTTTAAGAAAACTTTTGCTGAACTGAATAATAAAAATGAATTATCTCATAGATACAAAGCACTAAAAAAATTTTCTAAATGGTATTTGAATAAGTAG
- a CDS encoding KEOPS complex kinase/ATPase Bud32 produces MKLVKKGAEADLYQTNWQNSKAILKIRKAKKYRNPLLDSKIRKQRTIKESQMLSLVKSYGINAPLVYFVNLENTSITMQEIPGTPIHDLSESKIIKLSKDIGKLVGTLHKNGVMHGDLTTSNFILFQNRVYVIDFGLSQISIKPEDHAVDLRLIKEILNSAHAKIMVSSWKNFLNGYQSIVGSAYYAKITKLVSDIESRGRYAQVV; encoded by the coding sequence ATGAAATTAGTCAAAAAAGGTGCTGAAGCAGATCTATATCAAACAAATTGGCAAAATTCAAAGGCAATATTGAAAATCAGAAAAGCCAAAAAATATAGAAATCCTTTACTAGATTCCAAAATTCGTAAACAGAGAACAATTAAAGAATCTCAAATGTTATCTCTTGTAAAGTCGTATGGCATCAATGCGCCTCTTGTTTACTTTGTGAATTTAGAAAATACTTCTATTACAATGCAAGAAATTCCTGGAACTCCTATACATGATTTATCTGAATCAAAAATCATCAAACTATCAAAAGATATTGGAAAATTAGTAGGCACATTACACAAGAATGGAGTTATGCATGGTGATTTAACAACTTCAAACTTTATTTTGTTTCAAAACAGAGTTTATGTAATTGATTTTGGTTTATCTCAAATTTCAATAAAACCCGAAGATCATGCTGTTGATTTAAGATTGATAAAAGAGATTCTCAACAGTGCACATGCAAAAATCATGGTTTCTTCTTGGAAAAATTTCCTTAATGGTTACCAATCCATCGTTGGAAGTGCCTATTATGCCAAAATTACTAAACTAGTTTCAGATATAGAGAGTCGTGGTAGATATGCACAAGTCGTTTGA